One window from the genome of Kluyveromyces marxianus DMKU3-1042 DNA, complete genome, chromosome 3 encodes:
- the CUE5 gene encoding ubiquitin-binding protein CUE5 codes for MSDKVEDVPIDVEPVDATTPVPEERVEETVEKKVEDKPEEKTEEKTEKSESGKDAEQKEKEEKEEEEEEAAPPPLPSRKSTSSEIEKPKENPMLKELKEAFPGVEEKYVKAVLIASQGQLDPAFNALLFLSDPGFEKEASLPTRPVHAPVQAHPETPRQLSQLEQDELLARQLDEKYNKHGRSSGERAARERRIRRRQRDYERRYGQGAQAPEGTEDYDEDSDDMFSTFVEKDLPQIRENLNRNIQETGKKISTWFSGIKKNLTEEGSDEQSVGGRSSRSKFNSFGDRYGDDSVDDQTKLQNAGITLENEDLDFGSDDDVPPQLPSRAKSKHVVAETTYIDTPEQARTKHNRSPLKTFAPQAISPTKTKAKATTETTPETASKDPGPITLEDNDIVVDSDLDI; via the coding sequence ATGAGTGACAAGGTTGAAGACGTGCCCATTGATGTGGAGCCAGTAGATGCCACCACACCAGTTCCAGAGGAGAGAGTGGAGGAGACGgtagaaaagaaggttgagGATAAGCCAGAGGAGAAGACTGAGGAGAAGACCGaaaaatcagaatcagGAAAGGATGCAgaacagaaagagaaagaggaaaaggaagaggaagaagaggaggcTGCGCCTCCTCCATTGCCAAGCAGGAAGTCTACCTCTTCGGAGATTGAGAAGCCTAAGGAGAATCCTATgttgaaggaattgaagGAGGCTTTCCCCGGTGTAGAAGAGAAGTATGTGAAGGCAGTGTTGATTGCGTCACAGGGACAGCTAGATCCAGCTTTCAACGCGTTGTTGTTCCTCTCAGATCCAGGATTCGAGAAAGAGGCATCATTGCCAACGAGACCAGTGCATGCCCCTGTGCAAGCACACCCGGAGACACCCCGCCAACTGTCGCAATTGGAGCAAGACGAGTTGTTGGCTCGCCAATTAGACGAGAAATACAACAAGCACGGCCGTTCCTCTGGGGAAAGGGCTGCTCGCGAGCGTAGAATCAGACGTCGTCAACGTGACTACGAGAGAAGGTACGGCCAGGGTGCGCAAGCCCCAGAGGGCACAGAAGACTATGACGAAGACAGCGATGATATGTTCAGCACGTTTGTCGAGAAGGACCTACCCCAGATCCGCGAAAACTTGAACCGTAACATCCAAGAAACAGGTAAAAAGATCAGCACCTGGTTTAGTGGgatcaagaagaatctGACCGAGGAAGGCTCTGACGAACAGAGTGTCGGTGGGAGAAGCTCGCGGTCGAAGTTCAACTCGTTTGGCGACCGCTATGGCGACGACAGCGTGGATGACCAAACAAAATTGCAAAATGCAGGAATCACCTTGGAGAACGAGGATCTAGATTTCGGATCGGACGATGATGTGCCACCACAATTGCCTTCCAGAGCCAAGAGCAAGCATGTCGTGGCAGAAACCACGTACATAGACACTCCGGAACAAGCAAGAACGAAGCACAATCGGTCGCCTTTGAAGACCTTCGCTCCACAAGCCATATCCCCAACCAAGACCAAGGCAAAGGCCACCACGGAAACGACCCCAGAGACTGCTTCCAAGGACCCAGGCCCAATTACCCTAGAAGACAACGACATCGTCGTCGACTCCGACCTTGACATATAA
- the WHI2 gene encoding Whi2p, translating into MSQGQPQSIITQVSQDDQGGAGALLGQDGSYIDYEQYNEEDTLIHLNIQEKPYYITRTQLMSLPESLLLCLFPSGVFMSRDGQIITNLTPEDEVYIPSFSTECFEYIMDVYNEAHNDYLNFPVNEIFNRKPPGGSAGGGSKFFGFGSSSSSSSSQESEILHEKPGIIVLREDLDYYCVPQCAIEYEEGTTDSEKESLLHGIMMQIKMAAGSHLLGQTSVFLGLKSSNRVKKSSAKSSTTTPASPSNSSNNSAASSSAATTTTPKLGAAEQHLMDMLCSSGFEPDSVWGNRYQEVDKTVISSLSLCRIANETTSEFREMVAQAKAKYEDDQRSIASSNNGAEFSPLSKTPSATQLTPTASRTETKRRSRLSVLTDNVRSRSRSRNRSASRQRANEPPTLYELVPKPEINTKLLLFWKKPARKCWWSQELINLAIDLPATFENGVLKVSKDTSQVHKFEIPVKIHIRRVWTLELSIIGMQ; encoded by the coding sequence ATGAGCCAAGGTCAACCACAGTCGATTATTACACAGGTGTCCCAGGACGACCAGGGCGGTGCTGGTGCGTTGCTTGGACAAGATGGGTCGTATATTGACTATGAACAGTACAATGAGGAAGATACATTGATTCATTTGAATATCCAAGAGAAGCCGTACTATATTACGCGTACGCAATTGATGTCTTTACCGGAGTCTCTATTGCTTTGTCTTTTCCCCAGTGGTGTTTTCATGTCCAGGGATGGGCAAATTATCACGAACTTGACGCCAGAAGACGAGGTGTACATCCCATCCTTCTCGACGGAATGCTTCGAGTACATAATGGATGTGTACAACGAGGCGCACAACGACTACTTGAACTTTCCCGTGAACGAGATATTCAACCGGAAGCCTCCTGGTGGGAGTGCTGGGGGCGGAAGTAAGTTCTTTGGGTTTGGCTCTTCGAGCAGTTCATCGTCGTCGCAGGAGTCTGAGATTTTGCACGAGAAGCCGGGCATCATTGTTCTTAGGGAGGATTTAGACTACTACTGTGTTCCGCAGTGTGCCATAGAGTACGAGGAGGGGACAACAGACTCAGAGAAGGAGTCGTTGCTACACGGTATAATGATGCAGATCAAAATGGCTGCTGGCAGTCATTTGTTGGGACAAACGTCGGTGTTTCTTGGTTTGAAGTCGTCTAATCGGGTGAAGAAGTCCTCGGCAAAATCATCGACTACGACCCCTGCGTCTCCTAGTAATAGCAGTAACAATAGTGCCGCCAGTAGCAGCGCCgctaccaccaccaccccGAAATTGGGGGCTGCAGAACAGCATCTAATGGACATGCTTTGTTCTTCTGGGTTTGAGCCAGACTCGGTATGGGGTAACAGGTACCAAGAAGTAGACAAAACCGTTATCAGTTCGTTATCTCTCTGCAGAATCGCCAACGAGACTACAAGTGAGTTCAGAGAAATGGTGGCTCAAGCCAAGGCAAAGTACGAAGACGACCAACGGAGCATTGCATCCTCAAATAACGGTGCAGAATTTTCACCTCTCTCAAAGACTCCTTCGGCAACGCAACTTACACCAACAGCTTCTCGTACGGAGACCAAGCGCAGGTCCAGGCTGTCAGTACTAACTGACAACGTCCGCTCCAGATCCAGGTCTAGAAACAGATCCGCATCCAGACAACGGGCCAACGAGCCACCAACGTTGTACGAACTTGTTCCAAAGCCCGAGATTAATACTAAGCTACTATTGTTCTGGAAGAAACCAGCAAGAAAGTGTTGGTGGAGCCAGGAACTGATCAACCTAGCCATTGATTTGCCAGCAACGTTTGAAAACGGCGTCTTGAAAGTAAGCAAGGACACTTCGCAGGTGCataaatttgaaattcCCGTCAAGATACACATCAGAAGGGTGTGGACTTTAGAACTCTCCATTATTGGTATGCAGTGA